TGCGGTGGCCTCTTTCAAGCGCCGCGGCTAACACCGGGCGGTCGCGGGTAGCTTGAAAGGAAGACCGTCCGGAAGATACGGGCCGCGGACCATGAGAACGTCCTCCTCGCGCGATTCGGGGACCGGCTCGAGCTCGGCCCCGAGCCGATCGGGCGCGAAGTGAACCTCGACGGTGTCGAACGGGTTTGCGACCATTCCCAGAAGATCGGAGAAGGATGGGAGCTCGGGGGTGACCACGTCCCATACGACGAGCCGGCCGGCGTCGAGGTCGCACGACAGCACCGTTTGCAGCTCCTCGCAATAGACGAGACGGTGTCGCGCCTCGTTGAAGAGAAAAACGTTGCGGTCGAAAACCCCCAACCGGTTCGATACGGGCTCCCGGCGTTCCAGAAGTTTCCCAAGCAACGCTGGATCATTCAGGGTGACCGTGGGTCGCGAGCTCACGGACGCCTCTGCGGTGCTGACGAAATGGTGCTCCTCGACGATCCGAAAGCCGAAGCTCTCGAAATACTCCGGATTGGCGGTGCAGAGTTGGAGGGTTTCGTACCTCTCGTCGCACCAGCCGAGAAGCTCCTCCATGAGGGAACGAAAGTATCCCCGTCGCCGGAGCTCGGGATGGGTGGCTACCCCGTGCACGCTTCCCGCCGTGGTCCTTCTGCCGTTCATCTGAAGAGGCATCTCGAGCAGGCCGACGTGCGCCACGACGCAACCCTGGCGACGGTAGACGAACGGCGTGCTGCAGCTCTCCCACCGCAGGCCAAGGCGTCGCGCAGCCTGCTCCTGCTCACGGAAAAAAGGAAATACCGTGGATAGGAGGTCGAGCACCTCGGAGAGAAGCCCGGCGTCATCGTAGGACGCCCGGTGGCGCGTCATCACTCCCGGCTAGGGCACCGTCACTTCTTCCGCCGTCTGCGGCACGGGAACGAGGTGCCGCCGGCGCCATTCGGGAACGACGACTCCGAGCGAGATGATCATCCGGAGGGCTTCGTCAACGCTCATGTCGAGCTCGATGGCCTCGTCCCGCGGGACCATGAGAATGAACCCCGAGGTGGGGTTCGGTGTCGTCGGCACGAAGACACAGATGACCTCTTTCTCGGTGCGCGCCTGGACCTCGTCGAGAGCGCTCGCCGTCTGGAACGCGAGGCTCCAGAGCCCCTTGCGGGGGTATTCGAGGAGAAGGACTTTGCGGAAGGACTGGCCGTTCGGGGACAGCAAGGTCTCCGCGACCTTCTTCACTCCGGAATAGACCCAGCTGACGAGCGGTATCCGGGCGAGAAAGCGTTCCCAGGCGTCGAGGAAGCGTCTCCCCAGGATGTTCGCGGCGAGCGAGCCGGTCACCAGCAGAAGAGTGAACGTGAGGATGACCCCCAGCCCCGGTATGTGGAAGCCGAGGAGGTTATCGGGTCTGAATGGCGCAGGAATGAGCAGCAGCGTCTTGTCCATCACGTTGATCACGAATCGAAGCGAGAAGAACGTGACGACGAGCGGCACCCAGACGAGAAGGCCAGCTGCTATATGGCGTTTGATCTTGAGCTTCCGCATGAGCCCCCGGGAAACATCGACTGTCGGGTACTACTTCAAGGTTAACGCGCCGGGCGTGCCTTGGCAAGATCCTCTTCGGCGGTCTATTCGAGGTTGAGCCCCTTCCTGAGCTTCTCCATTTGGTGGGGCTCCAGGGATTGCATTTGAAGCGCGCGCAGCAGCTTCTCTCGATTGAGAG
The genomic region above belongs to Vicinamibacteria bacterium and contains:
- a CDS encoding DUF502 domain-containing protein, producing MRKLKIKRHIAAGLLVWVPLVVTFFSLRFVINVMDKTLLLIPAPFRPDNLLGFHIPGLGVILTFTLLLVTGSLAANILGRRFLDAWERFLARIPLVSWVYSGVKKVAETLLSPNGQSFRKVLLLEYPRKGLWSLAFQTASALDEVQARTEKEVICVFVPTTPNPTSGFILMVPRDEAIELDMSVDEALRMIISLGVVVPEWRRRHLVPVPQTAEEVTVP
- a CDS encoding GNAT family N-acetyltransferase, which gives rise to MTRHRASYDDAGLLSEVLDLLSTVFPFFREQEQAARRLGLRWESCSTPFVYRRQGCVVAHVGLLEMPLQMNGRRTTAGSVHGVATHPELRRRGYFRSLMEELLGWCDERYETLQLCTANPEYFESFGFRIVEEHHFVSTAEASVSSRPTVTLNDPALLGKLLERREPVSNRLGVFDRNVFLFNEARHRLVYCEELQTVLSCDLDAGRLVVWDVVTPELPSFSDLLGMVANPFDTVEVHFAPDRLGAELEPVPESREEDVLMVRGPYLPDGLPFKLPATARC